Within Topomyia yanbarensis strain Yona2022 chromosome 2, ASM3024719v1, whole genome shotgun sequence, the genomic segment cTGCATCaggatatgccttaacccgcacacccctaaaaaTCCCTATTGATTCACATTTATAAGCCTAATGTATTATCTACTAATTCAAGCATTAAGCTGGAATTTAAATTTGGTGCTTTAAAGTAATCTGTACATTTCCCGACtcaagtttttaatttttttgatcatGAAAAGTGTTATTATTCATTTGACAATCATTTATTGAAGaaatggcctgtgttaagccaaagaggaccaagcgccattttgaggtactttatcTAAAATCGCTTTAACATCCAATGTAACACCAGGAACTCTAATATCTATTATGTTTTGGGAGCTcaaatagcaaacgaaagcaaGCAAGTGTTCTTTGACTTTCTACGTAAATGATAAgttatcgaaaaatgaattttggtacgaaaaatacacgaaaaaaaaaatggcgcTTAGCTCGGTTTAGCTTAACGCAGGCCAAATGACCATAGTTGATGAAAATGGTTGTAGGCAGGGTTCGCGAAAAACGTTGTCAAttggaaattaaaaaaatctgaCTCTTCCGTTACCAGTACAacacgtcaacggaacgtcaaaattagttacATGCAATTAAATGTATAAAAACTCGAGAAAGAGATCTGCGGAGACtctattttgaatcgattggattcgggtttagctgtcaaaaaacgaatccaatcgaacactgcctatccttataacgtTGGACGAAATGCCATACAAAGCCGGGGcttacgttgccaaaaatgttctccgcagttctctttctagagttttttatAGTGAAATGGAGGCATTCGCATGGAATATCAACGGTACGTTTTAACGTACGGAACGTGTGAATGGGCAAACGAGCAACGCATTTAAATTTTCTTGACGGAACGGTGTCATGATTAACGTCTCTCGATTCTTTGCCGTTGACGGAAGCCGGTAGGatgatgagcccatttgcgctatgtttctattatcaccctacccatttgaagccgttggttagagcagtgtctgccatctttgttcaacgcattgagtcaaatggtagcgcaacaataggggcactcgattcgagttttcgttgcgctcaaacacgagaatttcactgttttcagtgcatttgtgttattatattggttcttaacaacgaagcaaagctgttcatgtcaatttttacgtattcaattgattgtagggcgagaaattaacaaattagtgaggcaccttgcttagtatggtgaaaataggatCTTCACCCTATATCGTCTGAATCGAACTTATAACTcccactgagaagtccaaaaaattgtttcaaaatcgttcaacacgggtccaacgatggacgttcgttgaacggttatttggacgatgtccaaattggtccaacgaacgtccttcattggacgattttgaaaccaaccgttcttagaggacTCTAAAGTCGTTCAGTAAATTGTGTCGCAATTTTACCAGAAGCTTGCCAGAATTTCGGCTTAAATTGGCTGGGATGTTCGAAAAAGGTGTTGTaaacagggtggccagacctaccgatttatcggtagtcctaccgattttggtcttccctaccgattcacagacgaccaaggcaaaactaccgatattttgtaatccctaccgaaaactaccgatttttattgattttggacacatcctactcaacattcattttttgggttggatttggtcagatctgttttcagtattttacagTTCTATGTCAACACTACGTTTTTGAGACAACAacccgataactaccgataaacttttagtgacccaaccgatattaaggaattctacacggttaaataaaacaacctgcagaataagttcttctaacttacttttgagttgtgcgtcgctttcgcacttattagtgttgtcaaaaacaaaacgagagattcgactcagtcgaggtcttccgtggaggaagctacttttgagttgtttgggatgaactcaaaattaggtaaattcaacttaaatttgagaaTAAAAAagctatcaatgagttgtaagttttgccgtggttaaatggaaactaccttcaacacggtttacctaattttaagttcccccacgataccacgagattgagtcaaaggaactcaattttaggtagtttttcgtttccgtgtatctggccaccctggttgtaaaaaaaggaaaatatcgaaaatgtgACGTTTGGGATCCAACAGCTGCCGACAATAAAGAATTTCGTTTAGTTTGATgcgaaattttaataaatatttcccATAAACAGTGGACATCTGTTGATAAGAGAACATGCGGTGTTATGTTCCAAACTGTGAAAATCGGGAAATCCGCGGAATGATTCAGCCAAATCTTTCCTTCCATCGTGCGCCAAAGCATCCGGCTATACGATGCCAGTGGTTTGTTTTCTGCGGTTTGGAATAcgattgtgttaaaaatttgcgCATTTGTTCTCAGCACTTCGAGGCCGAAGATTACGAGCCTGATCTACGTCGAGGAGAGGATTTAGCAGCTAGGCGTAGACTTTTAGTCAAAAACGGTAATGggttaatatttatttattgtgaTTAAATGAtctataaattttgttttagccGTACCTTCAATTTTTCTACCAATTGTGAAGTCGAAAATTCAGACTGACGAAAGAACCTCAACCAAATTTAACTGATGAAAGCAGCTTTTTCACGTCGAAAAATGTCAATCTTCTATTTAACGAAGGATACACTAATGTATATATCTGCAACATCGAAACATTTCTCAATATTCCTTGAGCATATGAAGTTGTAACAGTGTCATGACTAAATTTGTGCTACGATTATATAAATAGGAGATAGGTAATAAGTTTCGGTATGAACCGCCAGCGAAGGTATTCAGGTAAGCATATTTTTGTACAATTATTGCCTATTTTATCATATAGCGGAATACAGACGGAAGTATTTTGAACTCAATGCAACTGATTTCTTTTGAAGAATGCcactagttttattttttgagcTATCATTCTATAAAACgaccaataaaaataattaatctCACGCATTCATCGTTTAAGCGCATTATTCAGAATATGCTTAATCTGGTAAAGTGAGCACTTCGCAACCGCCTTCGGTGATTAGTATCGTATGCTCAAATTGTGCACTTCTGGCATTGTCTACAGATACAGCAGTCCATCCATCATCCAGAATTTCCGCATCCACATCACCCAGTGTTAAAATTGGTTCAATTGTGAATGTCATACCGGTTCGCATTGTCCCGGGATAATTGTTATCTGCAACGAATTAGTATAATGCAACATAGGCTTCAAAAAGATATTAATTTTCTTTACGAAAATGGAGTACATCAGGAGGTCCATGGAAGTAACTACCAATGCCGTGTCCAACAAATGCCGGCATCACGTTCAGCTTCTTAGATTTTGCAAATAGTGAGATCGATTTCCCTATTACACACAGAGCTTGTCCAGGACCACAAAGTAAGATTGATTCGTTTAGAGACTCTTCCGTAGACTGTACCAAAAAACGACCTCTTTCATCAACATTTCCCACTAGAACTGTCCTAGAGCAATCTCCGTGAAACCCGTTGTAATACACTGTTATGTCAATGTTGATAATATCACCATCCATAAGCTTGCGGTCATCCGGAATACCATGGCAAGCCACATTGTTTACCGATGTGCACACTGACTTCGGGAATCCCAAATATCGTAGTGGGGAAGGATAGGCGTTTGCTTTGACTATTTCATCGTGAACGAAAACATCGATGTCGTCGGTTGATATTCCAACCTgatatttgaaaaattattatacACAAAATGGGCATCCCATAAACCAAATTATTACCTTTGTAATAGCACAAGCCTTTTTCAGAACATTGGCGGCAAGTTTGCAACTTTCTCGCATTCCTTGAATCTGCACTTCGTCTTTAATCTCCGGCCAACCTTCACTTCGTTTAGGTGAGTTAAGAACATGGTAATAGTCGGGCTTAACGATGTGGTCAGGAACGGACCGTTCTGGTGACACATTTCCTGGTTCTACCAAATTGCAGGTACCTAAACTGAATCTGATTAACGAAATCATTAGGTTCACAATTCTGTGTGTGGTTTCCATTTACATTACTTTTTTCGACTGAAGAATGAGCGTTTACCTCCTAATCGCCATATATTACGGTATTTCGTCAGTAGCGCCATTGGACAACTTAGCACAAAAATGTGATTTTATTAATGTTTATCTAAATCTTTACTATACAAAACACAATCTTCATCAGCTATTCTTGTTTACAGACAGTGAGGCTTTGACAGTGAAAGTGAACGTTACTTGATTACTCGCATGTTATTGCGCCCAATGTATAGGCAACAAGCACTAAAATAttctgttgaaatatttttgttcgaaaatCACTGAAATAATTCATTACTAGGAAACGTTTCAAAAGCTTTTTTCCCAGTCTGACGTCGTCCAACGTTGGTTCTACAAACGTCCCTCATTGCACGATTTTGAAATAACCGTTTCTTCGagtgtgaaccatttggtgaattTGCTAACTTTTAGttaaggttcaaagaactttGGGTGAGAGTCTATAtgaattgaacgcttgatagtatgTGTTGGCAAAAATGTGTTAAGCTTTGCCACCGatttatccaaataaaaccttttcaaaactctaaaaaaagaaaatcagtcgatttattagaccATCACGATTCATATAACGttaaatagctgctggaaaaactatcaaCTTAGccgaatggtgcttttgaagaaGTGGCTGCGATTTTTTGCCACACTATcaccgtgctggggtacgcaacacaactgcgtaatgaaaaaaaaccacagccactttttcaaaagcaacaTTCAGCTAAGctgatagtttttccagcagctatttttttttatttgaatcgtgatgatctaataaatcgactgattttcttcttttaaagttttgaaaaggttttataTGGATAATTCGGTGCAatgctgaacacaatttttcctacgcatactaccaagcgtacAAGTAACTTGAGCCTTGAGGGATTACACCACACAGTCAGGGTTAGCACATATACAGATgattctgtattttacagatttttctagaTAATTCACGACCAAGATTCTGTatatacagattacagatttttggctAAGATGCAGATTTTCAGTGTAGATATGTGGTACGTAACCTTTCAGAATTTCGAATAACACTTAAAAGACACCCTGTATAGTTCAGATCTTAAGAAACCACTAAGCTAAAGTGTCAAATTTCGATATCATTTGTTCTCCAGACAaagattaattaatttttcattgccaaaatattatttttgggaAGCTTCTAGTTAATTTTTGAATACAGATTTTCGATACAGAACTTTTTTCCCGCGAtgcagatttacagatttttgcacgaaaaaatacatttttatcTGACAACCATGCACACAGTGGCCggacaaaatccaaaaaaaaaaaattacaataatatTGATAGTTTCTACTTTTCTTAGGTTTCTTCAGTATGTAGGTATTGATAAACatcttttgcagatttttgTGACCACTAATAAGAATTAGATTTTTAATAGCATTTCAAACCTAGCTGTGTCAGGCAACtctattgatttttattttcaaaatcataGTAACTATGCTTTTTTAAATTACATGTAACTCGTTCAATTTTGATCTGATTcgagcacaactagtttcatttcaAAGGGAATCTAAAAGACTTTGCTTATCAGCATGCTcgccaaaatggattcgaacaACGATTTACAAATATGTTTGAAGTGGTCTGataactttttcacaaaagtatGCTGTATAATCAGGTGAAATAGTTCGGAATGATCACATATTACACATTCTGTAGGAAATCATCTCTACTTTTTAAACTGAtttatcttgttttgccccctTGTCCGAAAAGGTTAAAAAGCgacaattttttaatttttgttggtATTAAGGTGCATGGTGCTTAGCACCAAATAACAAGTGAATCAAACGAGaacaaacactttatatagaGATTTGAAGTCGTTTTATCCAATTGTTATGTTGTTATTTATATAACTAATCAGTAaaaaataattgtgaaaatAGTATTATACTACTAAGAAAGGTTCGATAACACTGtatttttttataacttttgacattgaaaatgaatTCAGCACCCCAAAATTAGCTTAATCTGAGTTGGAAGGAAGGCGACAATAATAAACAAATgtccaaattttcaattctgccgcaacgcctcttatgtaccTACACCCTGAGCGtattgaaaactttaaccgtgtttttctcgaaaccatttTTTTCGAACTGGCTGGAAATGTAACTCAAAACGGGTGATTTTTGATCGTTCTGAACTTATCTcaatataatcaaaattattctCTCCATCAACGCATGTAGGATTTCATTTCTTCATTGGGTAATTGTTTTTTGAGGCTGTGAActatttggagagttttttaaacttttagttgaaattcgacggctcgaaagttattttctttcGAATGGTAAAATTGAACCGAGAGAAcaaaccatttcaaaagttgacattTGGATAGTTGTTCAGAAGTGACAGCTGCGATGACCACAAATTGGtggaggtgtgaacatttgtcgatattttaaagttatttttttttcttattacattaagtgaCAGTCATAGCCTCGAAACGTAAAAATCCACTTGAagaaataacccaaacaaatcttgacacaacacgttatcgtttccatctttatcccttcattttgtattgaaaaatattgaccggatcaattaggtacagaaaatgttttcacctttttattCTACACCATGGGAAAAATTTTAACTATCGAGCTGTCGCATTTAATTATCGCTCTgtcaataggtttgttccagtacacggaagtcactccggagtaaacaggagcaaaaaatctttgcttcttttgctccggtttgctacctgaagaagaaaaaggagaagaagagagtacaggaacgattttctccggagtacttccagtttctcctggtactggaacagacctaatgTTAACCTTGCTCCAGAgcagggttattttgcaaataacttttgaagtgtaTAATTTTAACCAAACTATAAAAATTTAAGCTTAAATGggcaattttgtgtcgatttttcccacattttcagtgttttttctactaaactgtGTCACTTGACgaaaaagcaaaatatcgaaaaaatcgtACGTACGTCGCTTGCTATCGTTTTAATGAATCGAAGAAACTTTGGGTTTTAGCTCTaggtcaaaaattacgggagatataTTTTCGTCCGAGAACCCCTTTCAAAAAACTCATAGGCGGGACAATGCTACCCAGCCACCATCTTGTAATCAAATTACtcgaaaatattatattttacaCTTTAAAtgatctcgattcatctcttCATTGCGccaagaaatattttcaaaacatgcCTTGTTTTTCATGCTGATCTGATActtaaaaaacataaaaaaattcgatatagaaacaaaatggcggccactagaaaataaagtatcgttttttcgcaTATTTCCACTTTGGAcggctgtaaaaaatcgttgatcacaatattgcgattttgtaggttacagcACCCGACAATGTTGTCTTTTTTAAGGCAGGCAAAacccgaagttgattggttgaatggttcaaaaataagaatgcccgcagattcgaaaaatcttgttccgagaaagccgccatttttgacaccttacactcgaaaatttttattttatagatgaaaccttaataaacattttgcaaaatAGCGCcaatgtctaagtcattttactacttaaaaaaaactgaataatagggtgtcccaaaatcacatcatgttaaaaaagtcatcgggctcacttcttaaatgaaaggttagggtattgggaccactttcttcttcggagtgagtttgctaaaacgcttcctactggtggcaacttttgattttttgaaaaatgggccgattttggataaaatttcaaatttatgcctgttgaagtggtcctgaactgtcttagatttttttcagcattttttatttttctggagattcaaacggagaagtttggttagttagtttgtacatatttggaattataagagcggcagggccattaaaacttagtaaaaagtgaaatttttggtgtttttcagtattttttcttcaaactgggtatctacaaaattttaaaagtacggAAAACACTTTAtgtagttgagccgaattcaggggcgtaattttgctgaagaaagtgcgTAGTTATGGCtagtggggtatgagttatttaagtttttgttagataacctttgacatttttagcaattttcaaaaataatgctgttccaaaaagtaaatcagttcaaatgtgctttgaccacacattgtttttcgaaaaatagaaggaaaattatgaaaaatgacgttttctgtacgtctttagtaccgaggtgacattgatcacttttcgaagtaatcattacatatttttagacgcaacgcatttttttcgagttcaatatttttaaacctgatgtatggagaacaagattggatggttttacctaaaattgtccatttacagctattttttcaaaaatgatttcaagttgaagtccgttttcgtgttccggggtgactttgacaaccagcatgttcacccacattaagttattgatgtcaatgctttccattcaaatgtttgtttaaactaattctggaaagatactcattgttaaatagatgttaattagtattatacaaagtatttcaatgtactgtacaattctagtaaccaaaatttgtataatttgtgtccaactagaataaaagattctgaaaacctttaaaactgctaaaattgtttttgttccattgttttatcaatgtacaaaaagtttcatccattttaacacgttggaatattgagcaataaaaaaatgttgtgaatTTAAACttaaaataacttgaaataattgccaactagtttcacaaaaaatgtattaaaaataaacaaactcttaaaactaaatttagcatttcccaatctaaaggaaaataaaaactcgctagtaatttattactcttgctcaaatttgagatttatttgttttataaaaaatagacactttacgaagcttcgtaaaaatcaggtaaagtcaaatttcggttttttgtagtttttgtaatcaaaaaccgaacaatatactcaaaaagtataacaaatcagtttagagtaaaaatcaattcaaattaaaatgattcggtagactattctggtttaataagcgatctacgaaaaaagttttgagtgatcaaagtcaccccgatgatcaaagtcaccccggtttacggtatgtcaggacgaggtttaatgagcatctaatgattttttttttaacttaaattataaaaataataactttgctaatgacgccaagtctcgaattattttttgaagagttaattctccataattacttctaggaggcatcttcaacaaaacgattgtgtcagaagatgcgctgtattctgttgtaaaattttttcgaggatatttgccccaaatttgactatttcggaattatgtgatctaaacagtaaatatcagtttttcaacactcacctcactcttctacatttttctccacttcaaagttcctaacatgaaaataagactttatatacaaaatgtaagtacgttaatcaattcagccttcaaatatacgccataacttgccattaactcgacatatttgtttaattttagtgattttcaaacccgctaggtggctattaatatagaaaatatttttgaaaaaaatcgtcaaatgctcataaaaaccgattctgatgtactagagacaagcgaaaaacgccatttttcatcattttccttctattttccgaaaaataatatgcggactaagcccacttaagttgttttattttgtagaacagtgttattttttatgaatatcatgaaatgtcaaaaggttatttaacaaaaacgtaaataacttataccccattggccgtagctatacactttcttcagcaaaattacgcccccgaattcggctcaactatataaagtgttttctgtacttttaaaatattgtagatacccagtttcgaagaaaaaataatgaaaaacaccaaaaatttcactttttactaagttttaatggctctgccgctcttataatttaaaattggtacaaactaactaaccaaacttttcCGTTTGGatctcaaaaaaaataaaaaatgctgaaaaaatatctAAGACAGTGCAGGAccgcttcaacaggcataaatttgaaattttatccaaaatcggcccatttttcaaaaaatcaaaggtcgccaccagtaggaagcgttttagcaaactcactccgaagaagaaagtggtcctaataccctaacctttcatttaagaagtgagcccgatgacttttttaacatgatgtcattttgggacaccctactgaATAATCATTAGGTACTTTTAACCACAATTATGTAAGAGGATCCCCTTAATGAAACCTCCGCAGACTATGTGAGATCCTATACATCTCCATACATGCACTAGC encodes:
- the LOC131678448 gene encoding methionine aminopeptidase 1D, mitochondrial isoform X1 yields the protein MALLTKYRNIWRLGGKRSFFSRKKFSLGTCNLVEPGNVSPERSVPDHIVKPDYYHVLNSPKRSEGWPEIKDEVQIQGMRESCKLAANVLKKACAITKVGISTDDIDVFVHDEIVKANAYPSPLRYLGFPKSVCTSVNNVACHGIPDDRKLMDGDIINIDITVYYNGFHGDCSRTVLVGNVDERGRFLVQSTEESLNESILLCGPGQALCVIGKSISLFAKSKKLNVMPAFVGHGIGSYFHGPPDVLHFHNNYPGTMRTGMTFTIEPILTLGDVDAEILDDGWTAVSVDNARSAQFEHTILITEGGCEVLTLPD
- the LOC131678448 gene encoding methionine aminopeptidase 1D, mitochondrial isoform X3, with the translated sequence MAIRRFSLGTCNLVEPGNVSPERSVPDHIVKPDYYHVLNSPKRSEGWPEIKDEVQIQGMRESCKLAANVLKKACAITKVGISTDDIDVFVHDEIVKANAYPSPLRYLGFPKSVCTSVNNVACHGIPDDRKLMDGDIINIDITVYYNGFHGDCSRTVLVGNVDERGRFLVQSTEESLNESILLCGPGQALCVIGKSISLFAKSKKLNVMPAFVGHGIGSYFHGPPDVLHFHNNYPGTMRTGMTFTIEPILTLGDVDAEILDDGWTAVSVDNARSAQFEHTILITEGGCEVLTLPD
- the LOC131678448 gene encoding methionine aminopeptidase 1D, mitochondrial isoform X4, with protein sequence MALLTKYRNIWRLGGKRSFFSRKKFSLGTCNLVEPGNVSPERSVPDHIVKPDYYHVLNSPKRSEGWPEIKDEVQIQGMRESCKLAANVLKKACAITKVGISTDDIDVFVHDEIVKANAYPSPLRYLGFPKSVCTSVNNVACHGIPDDRKLMDGDIINIDITVYYNGFHGDCSRTVLVGNVDERGRFLVQSTEESLNESILLCGPGQALCVIGKSISLFAKSKKLNVMPAFVGHGIGSYFHGPPDITIIPGQCEPV
- the LOC131678448 gene encoding methionine aminopeptidase 1D, mitochondrial isoform X2, coding for MAIRRIVNLMISLIRFSLGTCNLVEPGNVSPERSVPDHIVKPDYYHVLNSPKRSEGWPEIKDEVQIQGMRESCKLAANVLKKACAITKVGISTDDIDVFVHDEIVKANAYPSPLRYLGFPKSVCTSVNNVACHGIPDDRKLMDGDIINIDITVYYNGFHGDCSRTVLVGNVDERGRFLVQSTEESLNESILLCGPGQALCVIGKSISLFAKSKKLNVMPAFVGHGIGSYFHGPPDVLHFHNNYPGTMRTGMTFTIEPILTLGDVDAEILDDGWTAVSVDNARSAQFEHTILITEGGCEVLTLPD